Genomic DNA from Thiohalorhabdus denitrificans:
CCTTGGGCCCCGTAAACCTTCTCCCCCGTATCTGTGAAGGTGCTACCCCCGTCGGACGATTCATCAATGAAGCCGCTACCGGTAACGGCATAAATTTGGTCACCATCTGCGTATACTCCATCTATAAAAAGCTCTTGCAGACCATCATCTTGCGTCATGAGCCGCGCAGTACCGTCATCAGCCAACTCAAGAACACCATCGGTACCAACATAAAGCGTGTTTCCACTTATATCGAGGTCACGTATACTCGAAATTTCCCCTAAAATTTTACCCATATTTCTTACTACGAACGTTTCTCCTTTATTACGGGTACTAACAATAGAATCATAACCGCTGCTATTGTTAAGTTGAAAATAGAGGGTTCCATTGTCCGCTTTTACAATCTGCCGAAAAGTTCCCTCAGGGAGTCCCCTCTGTTCCCAGGTTGTGCCCCCGTCGGTGGTTTCGAAGTAGGATGGATAGGCTCCGGCCAGGATACGGCTTCCGAGGGCGGCCACGGCAATGACGTGTGTCGAGCTGTCCCAAGAGGCAGGATCATATGAGGTAAAAGTATCTCCAGAATCATGCGATACCGATATACCATCATCAGCCCCGATATACACATCGGTACCGTTAACTTTTATATCACGAATGTGATTGCTAACCAGGCCCGGGTGGGTGGAGACAGTTCTGCTTGTAAAACTCTCCCCACCGTTGTCTGAAATTGACAGCCCCCCCTCATCAAAGTAGTACCCAGAAGACCCGGCGTAGAGCCTACCGTTACCGAGGGCAAGAGCTTTTACGTCGTTGTCTGCCAGACCATCCTCTGTGGTCCTGGTGACGAAGGTGGTTCCACCATCCGTTGATATGGAAAGCCCTTGGCTGGTCGCCGCGTAAAGGGTGGAGCCGTCGACCAAAATGTCTCTCACATTGTTAGAAACCAGTCCATCGGCTTCCGTAAGGTGGGTGAAGGTGTACCCCTTATCCGCCGACACCGCTACGCCGTCCCCGAGAGTGGCCAAATAAACCTTGTTACCATCCAGTTGCACCGCCGATACGCTGGTACTTCCTGTTCCTTCGGGATACCGTTTTTCAAAGGATGCACCACCATTGGTGGATCCATACAGGCCCTCGTCGGTGGCTATGTAGACCTTGCTGCCCTTCGCATATATATCCTCCACACCAAGGTAGTACCCATCCTCGCCTTTTAGGGTGCGGCCCTTCCAAGTGGCCCCGTCGTCATTGCTTTTAAACAGCCCTCGCTCGGTTCCGCGGTAGAGCCGCCCATTTGAGGGGTCGAATGTGAATGCTTGGGTTGTTCCCGGAGGCGCGAAGTTGACAAATGAGTCCGGGGTTTTTCCGATCCCGCGAGATATTCCGCTGCTAGTCGAAACAAACGTGAAGCCATTATCGGAAACGGAATAGGCCTCCTCCCGTACCGCCTCCCGGTTCCCGGCGTTGTCCTCCGCGTAATAGCGCAGATCCGTATTGCCCAATCCAATCTCAATTGCACTAGCAGAACCGCCCGTCACAACGGTTCCGTTTTCCGGTGATAGGCTGGGAATACTGCCATCGGTGGTATAGACGATACGTGCGCAACCGGACCCGCCGCCATCATCGCAGGTCAAGGTGACGGATTGCCCGCTTGTGTAGACGCCCCCTGTCACGTCCGC
This window encodes:
- a CDS encoding Ig-like domain-containing protein, with product MIPKKPFYYVAVCILSGLGLIGCSGGGGGSSSGGGSSKEASDCSSPEISSLQVTDMTPADGANNIPVSTEVTATFNGCVDMATVDRESFVVSGGGQLISGSYSQDSSTYSVTFTPADSLAYDTFYSVALTDEVKGVNGEPFAGYGAAFTTRAAPDTIPPETTPSVQGGSYNTTQSVELICDDGSTGTGCAGTFYSTDGSTPTASSTPYSGPIEIGETTTLKYYSVDHAGNSEPVKSTEYEIDTTPPEVTSITPEDGATYVQVTDSIKITFSEAILESTLIGANLSVDNGVVGTISYDSGTNTATLKPNERLACDTTHTVTAGTGITDLAGNPLASPSSFTFTTHPDCDEPVTSADVTGGVYTSGQSVTLTCDDGGGSGCARIVYTTDGSIPSLSPENGTVVTGGSASAIEIGLGNTDLRYYAEDNAGNREAVREEAYSVSDNGFTFVSTSSGISRGIGKTPDSFVNFAPPGTTQAFTFDPSNGRLYRGTERGLFKSNDDGATWKGRTLKGEDGYYLGVEDIYAKGSKVYIATDEGLYGSTNGGASFEKRYPEGTGSTSVSAVQLDGNKVYLATLGDGVAVSADKGYTFTHLTEADGLVSNNVRDILVDGSTLYAATSQGLSISTDGGTTFVTRTTEDGLADNDVKALALGNGRLYAGSSGYYFDEGGLSISDNGGESFTSRTVSTHPGLVSNHIRDIKVNGTDVYIGADDGISVSHDSGDTFTSYDPASWDSSTHVIAVAALGSRILAGAYPSYFETTDGGTTWEQRGLPEGTFRQIVKADNGTLYFQLNNSSGYDSIVSTRNKGETFVVRNMGKILGEISSIRDLDISGNTLYVGTDGVLELADDGTARLMTQDDGLQELFIDGVYADGDQIYAVTGSGFIDESSDGGSTFTDTGEKVYGAQGGIAVDGTNVYISHSDGISVSNDDWATFTTRTEAAGLPESRTESVAVDSSGAVYAATMTSEVAKSVDNGQSFSGLASPSSGQAVSTCGGSRLYVGTIDQGLFISSDGGDSFVQRTSADRLGSDDVSYGCYVP